A window from Citrus sinensis cultivar Valencia sweet orange chromosome 3, DVS_A1.0, whole genome shotgun sequence encodes these proteins:
- the LOC102628607 gene encoding vinorine synthase-like, translating into MSKEMIKPSTPTPSQLRHYQFSHLDQIGPPVYISLLYFYHLDDHKLVSNNHLFSNSLKSSLSNVLTKYYPLAGRIKNNYVDCNDEGVVFSEAKEKDVVSVDGLAIAIQVNIFNCGNVAIAVMISHRIEDGSSLITFTKTWAAVARGESENILPEFVAAKLFPPKDAGGSSGTSFDPRPKKVVLKKFLFEGSKITTLRDKYGLDNLIYPTRVEALSAFLWSRLAASTRIKVSPEKPCMLVHAVNLRKRMEPQLPADSFGNLFAFAVTILEENHDNRMVNKFRDAIGKIDKDYLKAKNVEHSELIDLAITNGERFDKVELGYCIISSLCKFPVYEADFGLGKPISVAWGCFPYKNVIHFMDTKSGDGIEVWVHLEEEVMAIFENDQELLAYVST; encoded by the exons ATGTCTAAAGAAATGATCAAACCATCAACTCCGACACCAAGTCAACTTCGCCATTACCAATTTTCCCATCTTGATCAAATCGGTCCACCAGTATATATTTCTTTACTATACTTCTATCATCTTGACGATCACAAACTTGTTAGCAACAACCACCTGTTTAGTAACTCTCTTAAATCATCATTGTCCAATGTGCTAACCAAGTACTATCCCTTAGCCGGACGCATCAAGAACAACTATGTAGATTGCAACGATGAGGGAGTCGTTTTCTCGGAGGCTAAA GAAAAAGATGTTGTCAGTGTCGATGGTTTAGCCATTGCCATTCAGGttaacatttttaattgtgGCAATGTTGCTATTGCTGTGATGATTTCTCACAGGATAGAAGATGGTTCGTCTTTGATCACGTTTACCAAAACCTGGGCTGCGGTTGCTCGTGGCGAGAGTGAAAATATTCTTCCAGAATTTGTGGCCGCGAAGCTCTTTCCCCCCAAGGACGCAGGGGGCAGCTCCGGAACGAGTTTTGATCCTAGGCCAAAGAAAGTTGTGTTGAAGAAATTTCTGTTTGAGGGGTCTAAGATAACTACTCTTAGAGACAAATATGGGTTAGACAACTTGATATATCCAACCCGTGTCGAGGCATTGTCAGCTTTTTTATGGAGTCGTCTTGCTGCTTCTACTCGTATCAAGGTTAGTCCTGAAAAACCTTGCATGCTTGTCCATGCAGTGAATTTGCGTAAGCGGATGGAACCACAGCTGCCGGCCGATTCTTTTGGGAATCTCTTTGCATTTGCTGTGACAATTTTAGAAGAAAATCATGATAATCGAATGGTAAACAAGTTCAGAGATGCTATAGGCAAAATAGACAAGGATTATTTAAAAGCAAAGAATGTTGAACACTCAGAACTCATTGACTTGGCCATAACGAATGGTGAAAGATTTGACAAAGTAGAATTGGGTTATTGCATTATCTCAAGTTTATGTAAGTTTCCTGTATATGAAGCAGACTTTGGGTTGGGGAAGCCTATTTCGGTTGCTTGGGGTTGTTTTCCTTATAAGAATGTAATTCATTTCATGGACACCAAATCTGGAGATGGAATTGAGGTATGGGTTCACTTGGAGGAAGAAGTTATGGCCATATTCGAAAATGACCAGGAACTTCTTGCTTATGTTTCTACGTAG